The nucleotide window CCCGTGTGCTCTTCCTCGGAAGCGGCGAATTGTGTAAGGAAATGGTGATCGAGGCGCAACGTCTCGGAGTGGAAACCATTGCAGTAGATTCATACGAAAATGCGCCGGCCATGCAGGTGGCTCACCGCTGTCATGTTATTGATATGAAGAACGGTAAGGCGCTGCGTGCCGTCATCGAACGCGAAGCTCCGGCGCTGATCGTGCCAGAGATCGAAGCCATCGACACCGTGATGCTGGAACAACTGGAGAGCGAAGGTTTTCATGTAATTCCCAAAGCGCATGCTGCCCGTCTCACAATGGACCGCGAAGGCATCCGCCGTCTGGCTGCCGAAACGCTGCAACTGCCTACCGCCCGTTATCTCTTTGCCGACACCGCCGAAGAGTTCCGCGCTGCCGTGAAGGAGATCGGCATTCCCTGCGTAACGAAACCCATTATGTCGTCGTCGGGCAAGGGCCAAAGCACCATCAAGAGCGAAGCCGATATCGACAAGGCATGGAACTACGCCCACGAAGCTGCCCGCGGCATCGGGAGCCGGGTGATTATCGAAGAATTTATCACATTCGACTACGAAATAACGCTGCTTACCGTCCGCACCGCTTTCGGCACCAAATTCTGCGCACCGATCGGTCACGTGCAGATCAGCGGCGACTACCACGAGAGCTGGCAACCCTGCGCCATGGAGCCGGACACCATCCGTCAGGCCGAACAGGTTGCCCTGAAAGTGACCGACGCGCTGGGCGGTTATGGCATTTTCGGTGTTGAACTGTTTGTAAAAGACGGCAAGGTGATCTTCAGCGAAGTATCTCCCCGTCCGCACGATACCGGCATGGTAACGATGGCCACACAGGTAATGTCAGAATTCGAGTTGCATGTTCGGGCTATTCTCGGTCTACCGGTCGATACCCGACTGTTGCAATGCGGTGCCACACATGTCATCAAAGCTACCGAAGAGGCCTGGAACCCAACGTTCGATATTACCGAAGCAGTACATGTTCCCGATACAAAGATCCGTCTTTTCGGCAAACCGCTCTGCAAACCCGGTCGCCGCATGGGAGTAGTGTTAGCCACTGGCAACGACACCGACGAAGCCCGCGCCAAAGCCGAAGAGGCAGCGCACAAGGTAAAAATAATCTGAGTCCACGGATGACACGGATAACTTCGTCAACACGGATTATCAATTCAATTTAATTGCGACTTTCAATCACTGCGTACTGAATACTGTGTACTGAATACTGTGTGCTAAATACTGAGTCCTTTTTATGTCGAATCAAATACAAATAGTTTTGCCCGCCGAATGGGCGCCCCAGAGTGGCATTCAGCTCACCTGGCCGCATGCGGATACCGACTGGAATTACATGCTGGAAGAGGTAACCCAATGCTACGTTGCTCTAGCCAAAGAGATCGTGAAACGAGAAAAGTTGCTGATCGTTTGCCACGACAGTGCAGCCGTGCGCGAACAACTGGGCAACGGCATCGACTTCAGCCAGATCATTTTCCGCGAAATAGAGACCAACGACACCTGGGCACGCGACCACGGCACCATCACGGTGATGGTGGAAGGCGATCCTTATCTCTACGATTTCACCTTCAACGGCTGGGGCATGAAATATGCCGCCAACTTTGACAATCAGATCACCCGTCGACTCTATGATTCGGACACCTTTCAACCGACGGTGGCTTATCAAAATATGCTACAATGCGTGTTGGAAGGCGGCAGCATCGAGTCGGACGGAGAGGGAACCATCCTCACCACAGAGGAATGCCTGCTTTCGCCCAACCGCAACGATCATAAATCAAAAGAGGAGCTGGAAGAATATCTGCTGATGGTGTTTGGTGCCAAACGGATACTCTGGCTGAAGAACGGCTATCTGGCCGGCGACGACACCGACAGTCACGTGGATACGCTGGCTCGTCTCTGTTCACCTGACACGATTGCCTACGTAAAGTGTGACGATCAAAACGACGAACACTACGAAGAGCTCAGCCTGATGGAAGAGGAACTGATGGCTTTCCGCACGATGGAAGGCAAACCCTACAACCTGATTCCACTGCCGATGGCCGATTGCGTACTGTTCAACGAGGAACGTTTGCCGGCAACCTATGCCAATTTCCTCATCATGAACGGAGCCGTGCTGATGCCGACCTACGATTCACCGAAAGATGAAATAGCAAAAGCTCAATTGCAGGCAGCCTTCCCCGACCGTGAGATTGTCGGCATCGATTGCCGTTCGCTGATCAAACAACACGGCTCACTACACTGCGTGACGATGCAGTTTCCGGAAGGAGTATTGTAAACGAATATATCGATGACGTTCATAGTGACGGCTTCGCTCAGAGCGAAACCGTCACTCTCTTTTGAAACGCAACCTTAAATATTAACCTGATATGACCTCACTCCGAAAAGCACCCCGCCTCAAACCTTTTGTTTTTCTTTTGTTGTGTATTCCGGCACTGTTCTCTTTCAAAGCTGCCGACAAGCAATATCGTGAAACCATCGATCTATCGGGTCGTTGGCAATTTGCACCGGACGAGAAAAATGCGAATATCGGACAAAAATTATTGTCCCCCACATTTGCCGATTCAATCCTGTTGCCCGGCACTACCGACACCAACCACAAAGGCAAAAAAAATGACACTCGCACCACGATGCACCTCAACCGCAATTACGTGTACGAAGGCCAGGCATGGTACCGCAAGGAAGTGGTCATTCCGGCTAACTGGGAAAACCGTTCGATCTGCCTGTTTATGGAACGCACCAAGCCGACGAAAGTATGGGTTGACGGACAATTTGCCGGAGAATCGATTCTGCTGGAGTCTCCGCAGGAGTACGATCTTTCACGCCTGTTGACTCCCGGCCGACACATCATTACCCTTTGCATAGATAACAACGCGAAGCGAACTCCCTATGGTGGCGTGCACATGTACAGTGACGATACCCAAACCAACTGGAACGGTGTTATCGGGCGCTTCTGTCTGGAAGCATCGGCACCGTTACGCATCACCGACCTGAAAATCACTCCCGACATTGAAAACAAAAAAGCAGTTTGCAAAATCAAACTGAATCGTGCGCCAAAATCGGGCAATGTTTCACTCGACCTGTTTATTTCCAAAGAAGAAAACGGGAAAACCGAGGCTCTGCCACCTGCCGGTTTAACGCTGAAATCTGACTCGACACTGACGGCCACTTATAATTTTTCCGACATCAGCCTTTGGGACGAGTATCACCAACCGCTTTACAAAATCAACGCGGTGGTCAGTGACGGCAAACAAGCTGATAACCGTTCGACAACTTTTGGGATGCGGAAATTTGCCACACGTGGCACACAATTTACCATCAACGGCAGAACCACCTTCCTACGGGGAAAACACGACGGGTGTGTCTTTCCTCTCACCGGATTTCCTCCCATGGACACAGCCGGTTGGATGCGGGTGTTCCTCATTGCCAAATCGTACGGCATCAACCATTATCGTTTCCACACCTGGTGCCCGCCCGAAGCTGCCTTTACCGCCGCCGACCATCTGGGTATCTACCTGCAACCGGAACTTCCTTTCTGGGGCGGTCTCGATGCCGACAGCACAGCAACGATGCTTACCAAAGAAGGTATCGCCCTGCTTAAAAACTATGCCAACCACCCTTCGTTTGTGATGTTCGGCATGGGCAACGAAATATGGAGCGGTCACGAACGGGTAAAAAAAGTACTGACGGCTTTGAAGCAATCCGATAGTCGCCCACTCTATTCGGAAGGGTCGAACAACAACATTGGCTATGCGCTCTCCATTGACGAGGAAGACTACCACGTGGCGGCCCGCACCCCGTTTGCGCACGATTCCATCCTGACGCACATCCGGTTGATTCATGCTTTTTGCGATTCGAAAGATGGCGGCATCCTCAACACCGTGTCACCTTCGACGCAAATCAATTACGACTACGGAGTAACCCATATCACCAAACCGCTGATCAGTCACGAGATTGGACAATATCAGGTTTATCCCGATTACAAAGAGATTGCAAAATATACCGGTGTACTGAACGCTGCGAATCTGGAAGAGTTCCGCGACCGTCTGACCAAAGCCGACATGATTGACCAAAATCAGGCTTTCACAAAAGCTTCGGGAGCTTTAGCGGCACTCTGTTACCGAGCTGAAATCGAAGCCGCATTGCGCACAAAAGGCATGGCAGGCTTCCACCTGCTCGACCTGCAGGACTATCCCGGACAGGGAACTGCTTTGGTAGGTATTCTGGATGCGTTTATGGACAGCAAAGAGGTTATCAGTCGCGACGAGTGGAGCCATTTTTGCAACGATGTCGTGCCACTGCTGTCGTTCGAAAAATATTGCTGGAGCGATCAGGAGACCTTTTCTGCCAACGTAGAGGTTGCCAATTATTCAGACAAAACCATTCACAACAATATTTCCTGGAAATTAGTGGGAGAAAACGGAAGAGTGTGGCGCGAAGGGAAACTCAAAAAGCGCGATATCGCTAACGGACAATTGAGCAATCAGGGCACGATCAGCTTCTCGTTTTCCAGTATGCAAACGCCGGAACGACTGAATCTCGAAATCTCGATTGACAGTACAACCTACAGGAACAACTATCCCATCTGGCTTTATCCGACTCCTGAAACCATCGAGGCTGATCCGGCAATCATCGTCACCGAATCATTGAACAAGGAAACCATGGCATTACTAAAAAACGGAGGTAATGTCCTGTTATTTCCTCAGCCCGATTCCGTTGCACACAACAGCGTCAAAGGATTATTTAACCCCGAATTCTGGAACTTTGGCATGTTCAAATCCATTTCCGAATCGAACAAAAAGCCGGTTTCACCGGGCACCATGGGCTTGTTGATGGATCCAATGCATCCGTTGTTTGATCTTTTTCCAACCGATTTCTACACCAACTGGCAATGGTGGTCGATTATCCGCAACAGCAATCCGCTCAACCTGAACACGACGAGCAAAGCCTATCGCCCCATCGTGCAGGTGATCGACAATCTGGAGCGTAACAACAAATTCGGACTTATCTTTGAATTCAAAATGGGCAAAGGGAAATTGTTGATTTGCATGTCGCAACTCGGTAAAATTGCCGACAAGCCGGAAGCCAATCAGCTGTATCGTTCTATACTCGATTATATGCACTCCGAAAAATTCAATCCGGAATTTTCGATAAACGAAGAAGAATTACGAACTTTGCTGAAGTAAACAAATTCGATTTGGGAATTTGAGGATGTGAAGATTTGAGGATGTAAATGAAGAATATCCACAGTCTTGATTCTTGGTTCTTGATTCTTGGTTCTAAAAAAAATCGTAAATGAAAATAGCCCTTATCCAACAAGCCAATACCGCTGACACCCGCGGCAACATCGAGAAACTGAAACAGAACATCACCACCTGTGCCCGTCAGGGTGCGGAGTTGATCGTTTTGCAGGAGTTGCACAATGGACTCTATTTCTGCCAGGTGGAAGACCCTGCCAATTTCGATCAGGCCGAAACTATTCCGGGACCTTCCACGGATGAGTTCGGAGCTTTGGCAAAAGAGCTGGGCGTGGTCATTGTGCTTTCGTTGTTTGAGAAAAGGGCTCCGGGCTTGCATCACAACACGGCCGTAGTGATTGAGAAAGACGGCTCCATTGCCGGAAAATACCGCAAGATGCACATTCCCGACGATCCGGCTTACTATGAGAAATTTTATTTCACGCCGGGCGATTTGGGCTTTGAACCGATCCAGACTTCAGTTGGCAAATTGGGCGTACTGGTTTGCTGGGATCAGTGGTACCCGGAAGGAGCGCGACTGATGGCATTAGCCGGATCTGACGTACTTATCTACCCTACTGCTATCGGATGGGAATCGACCGACACCGACGATGAGAAAGCCCGCCAACGCGAGGCATGGATCATCTCACAGCGAGCTCACGCGGTGGCAAACGGATTGCACGTAATTTCAGTGAACCGTACCGGCTACGAAGCCGATCCGTCGGGCGCCACCAATGGCATCCAGTTCTGGGGCAGCAGCTTTGTTGCCGGACCGCAGGGAGAATTCCTTGCGCAGGCATCGTCCGACAAAGAGGAAAACCTGATTCTGGACATTGACCTGTCACGCACCGAAGCCGTACGCCGCATGTGGCCTTTCTTCCGCGATCGCCGAATCGATGCTTTCGGCGACATCACCAAACGCTTCCGGGATTGAACTAAAATCTGAGCACACGGAGTACACGGAACAGACGGATAATAACAGAATGTTATAGAAATAACTTTGTCCGTGTATTTCTGTTTAATCCGTGTCTTCTGTGTGCGAACAACTTACAAACAACTACAGACTGAATTCCAGAATTCCCTGGCGGTCGAAGTCGCAGTTGGACCACTCGTTGTCGATGGTGGCACCACATTTCTCGTAGAGTTTGATAGCATTCACGTTCCAATTGAGCACCTGCCAACGCACCCGTTTGCAGTTCTCTTCGCGAGCCACATCAAATATTTTTTTCAGCAAAGCCGAAGCAATTCCCTGTTTGCGGAAAGGTTCGCGTACGTAAAGATCATCGAGGTAAAGCGACTTGCCCACCCAGGTATAGTAGGCAAAGAAATAGAGCGAAATAGCCAATACTTCGTTTTGATCGTTCACTGCCACAAAACAGCGGAAACAATCTTTCTCTTCGAGCATCTGCTCAACGGAATTAGTTACCTTTTCAGGGGCTTTTTCAAACAAAGCCAGCTCTTTGATGATGCTTAAAATAGCGGGAAAATCGGCTTCCTGAGCCGGACGTATGGAATAATTCATCATAGGAATTTCAATCGTATTTTTGTTAATTGGCTGCAAAGATAGGCATCCCGCTCCAAAAACGAAAGGCATAGCCTCATCACGAGACCATGCCTTCACTTACTTATATATCACGAAAAATAAAAAAATCAGAATTTATAATCCAATCCGATGCCAAACACTTTATTGGTACGGTAAAAGACGTCAGTTCCGGCCAGATTTGTTCCGTTATAGTTTGACGAAGTCTTTGTCCATTTATTGTAATTGGTAAAGAAGTAGGCAAGGTTTAATCTCATTTTCGGAGAAACATTAATTGCACCACCAAAACCAACTGAATACGAACTCAGACTGAAACTCATATCGCTCTGATAATTATCTGTGACACCTGTACGGGTGATCTGACCACCAGCGCTTACCAGAAACATGTCGCTAATTTGATATTCAGAACCGAACAAAAATTCATTCACACCTCCGTTGATAAACTTTTGTTTGTCGTTGGCCATTTTGGCATCCGAATCGAAGAAATGGTGATAGCCACCCGACACTTTCCATTTTTTGCACAACTGGTATTCAGCACCCACAGCAAAATAAGCAGGAATATCACTCGGAGTATTCACCCCATCGGCAAACAGACCGGTATCATCAACGATGGTATTGTTCTGAATATTCAGTTTGGTGATGAATTCGTATTTTGCACCGATATTCAAACCTGCATAATGATAATTCAGGCCAATGATTGGAGTCACACCCCAACCCGTTTGCGTACAGTCCAGTTCTTTATCGGCAGTAGCCTTCGCACTGGCGGTGTAAGTTGCGGCTGCGGTATTATATGCACCCTGGACCTGTGATGCCTGCAACGAGCTCACATTCTGCCCCAAACCTGTGCTCAACTGTGTAACCTGAGCCGAAGTAAGTACACCAGCACTTACCAACTGAGCCATCGTGGAAGAACCATATCCGGCAGCAATAATAGGCGCCAACGAATTGGATGCACCCTGAGCCGCAGTCGCCGCATTGGAGAAAAACGTATTGGCAGAAATCGTTGCACCGGTAGGATTCAATGTAGGATGTACCGGATTGATCTGAATGCTACGCAAATGACCCTGATATGCGTTATTTACAATATTCAGGCGCATCCCGAGAGCGCCGGAAAACATATCGTTGATTTTATACGTCCCGTTCAACTGGAACCCGAAGATAAACTGACGGCCTTCCATAAACTCATCTACCGAATAGGCGGTTGTATTGACACCCTTTGCCGTCAACGAGACCGGAATCATTGAGATGGGAGCTTCAAAAGAAGCTAGGCCATGATTGAAGGTTGCCTTGCCACCGCCACCGGATATAGCAAAACCAGCAGAAATCACAAAACGGTCTTTTTTATACGCCAACTGAAAACTTGGAATAACCGGAGGCGAAGCCTCTCCCTTGTATGTTTTAGTCGGACTTCCGTTGTTGTTAGCTGCAAATGGGGCAAAAGTAGAGGTAATTTCACGTGTCTGAAAAACACTCTGGTTAGTCAGCGACAAATGAAAACCATCTGTAAGGAGAGACAAACCTGCAGGGTTGGTGTAAACGGCATCAATTTCGGTAGATGCATCTCTGGCCGGATTGCGTAAGAAATGTACGCTCTGATTTGTATTGGTAAGTAATCCTCCGGCAAAAACCGGACTTGTTGCCAAAGTCAGCAACAGAAGAAAACATGTTTTTTTAATTGTCATTATTTACAGATTAAAGAAGATAAGAGAGCTAATTAAAGTTGAACCCCTATCTTAAATTAAAAATTAATTAATTTTTCCGCCGACAAAATTACACATTTTTTCATCGTTTGTGCAATATCAAATTATTTATGGCACATTTTCATATTTAATGGGCAAATTAATCTTCAGCAAATTCATCTCAAACAGTTGATATTGTTTCACTTGCAACTGTTTCAAACAAAACCAAACAACATACAGACATCTCTCCCTTCTGCTTTAAATAGAGAGAATAGTCATTAACTTTGCAGAAATTTTAAGGCAAAAAAAGCAGGAAATCGCAGGCTGTCGGTAGAAAATCCTATTTTCCGGCTATCAAAACGAAGTTATAATGCATCAAAACGACAAAGGAGCGCCAAACCAACTGGGCACGGAACGCATAAAGAAGTTACTTATAGAGTATTCTGTTCCGGCAATAGTTGCAATGTCGGTCACTTCCATTTACAATATAATAGACAGCATTTTCATCGGACAGGGAGTTGGTCCGATGGCGATCGCCGGGCTGGCCATCACGTTTCCGTTTATGAACCTCGGAGCAGCCTTCGGGTCACTGGTTGGAGCCGGAGCATCAACTATGGTTTCGATTTATCTGGGAAGAAAAGACAGAGACGGAGCGATCCGCATTCTGGGTAATGCATTTGTGATGAACCTGACGGTAGGACTGACGTTTGCCATTTCAATGCTCCTATTTCTCGACCCTATCCTGCGACTCTTCGGCGCCAGCGACCAGACTCTTCCCTATGCCCGCAGTTTCATGCAGATAATTCTGGCCGGTAATGTCTTCAACCACATGTTTATCGGTCTGAACAATATCATCCGCGCCTCAGGCTATCCGAAAAAAGCAATGCTCATGTCGCTGCTCACGGTCGGTGTCAATCTGGCATTGGCTCCAATATTCATTTTCATTTTCCACTGGGGCATTCGGGGTGCCGCTACAGCCACAGTTGTTGCTCAGATAACCGGATGTTGCTGGGTATTGACACATTACATCAACCCGAAAAACTATATTCATTTCAGGAAAGGCTATTTTGCACTTAAAAAGAAGATTATCGGTGACATATTCTCCATCGGCATGTCCCCCTTCCTTCTCAACTTATGTTCTTGTGTCATTGTTATCATCATGAACAAAAGCTTCATGTCATACGGTGGTGATATGGCAGTTGGAGCCTTCGGCATTACCAACCGTATCCTAATGCTATTTATAATGGTAGTATTCGGGTTCAACATGGCTATGCAGCCGATTGCAGGATATAATTTCGGAGCAAAGCTTTACGACAGGATGCTGCATGTCTACAAACTAACGGTAATTGCAGGAACAACCACCACCACAATCGGATTCATCATTGCTCAACTGATTCCGCATTCCATTGCCAGAGCATTCACCTCCAATCCACAATTGATTGACATCGCAGCACATGCCCTTCGGATCAACATGGCGATATTCCCCATTGTTGGTTTTCAGATTGTGACCTCCAGCTTTTTTCAGTCGGTAGGAATGGCAAAAACAGCCATCTTTCTTTCGTTACTGCGGCAGGTACTCGTAATGATTCCGGCACTATTCATTCTACCGCGCCTGTTCGGGTTATACGGCATTTGGGCGGCTGGTCCAACCAGCGATTTAATTGCCAGCATTATCACTTTCGCTGTACTTCAAATGCAAATGCAAAAAATTAAACGGAACAGATAACACTGAGAATCACCCTAGTTCCATATAATTATCCACGCAAGCCGGAATCTCTTCTCTGCGGTGGGTAACATAAATAAGCGACTTGTCCGGTTGTTCGCAAAAGCTCTCCACCACCCGACGGCACAGTTGCTTTTTGGCTGCATCAAGGCCGTGAAATGGCTCATCCAAAATCAGCAATTCGGGATTCTTCACTAGCGAACGGGCAAAAAGCACCAGTCGCTGTTCCCCCGAGGATATTTTAAGAAACGGCTTTTCTTTGAGATGTTCACATTCGAGCAAAGCAAGCATTTGCTGGGCAATTTCCAACTGCGATTCCGAACATTTACGAAACAGCCCCACACTATCAAAGAACCCCGAAGCGACTACCGACAAGCATGGAACATTTTCTCTGTAGTAGAGATGCATTTCCGAAGAGGTAAAACCAATACGCGCTTTGATTTCCCATATACTTTCTCCGGTTCCACGGCGACGGTCGAACAATGTAAGCTTTTTTGAATAAGCCTGCGGATTATCGGCAAAAATATAGCTCAGAAGCGTCGACTTACCCGAACCGTTAGGCCCCAGTAATGCCCATTTCTCACCTTTTCGTATTGTCCAGTTCACTCCCTGACGAATAATCTGCTTACCATAGGAAATTTCTACATCCTCCATTTTAACGACATTCTCACAAGCCTCCGGTTGATCTGCAGGAGCTGGAAATTTAGCCCAGTCGATACAAATTTCAGATGCACGCTCTTGCTTTTGTTGATGCATTGCCCTGAATTCTGAAGCACTCATAACAGAAGCCACGCGGCATTGATCCATTACAAGGACCCGCTCCGTGCAATCGGGCAAATCGACTGGTGACGGCACAAGAAACATAAGTTGAATACCCTGCATATTCATCCGCACAAACAGATCATTCAACTGGTTTCGGGAGGCGACATCCAGACCGATAAACGGATTATCAAAAATCAGCATACGGGGATTGATCGCCATTATCTTCGCGATCAGCAATTTTCTCAGCTCCCCGCTCGACAGTTGAATCAGCTTCCGGTCAAGCAGCTTCGCGATGTTTAACGCCTCTACAATTTCGTCTGTTACCGGATGTTTTGAACCATCGCCCATCAACAAATCTCTCACATACGGCGAATCTTCATACTCTGTACTGTTGAAGCGCTGCTGATAATACATCGGTCGAAAATCAACAATGGAATAGGTAGAATTGAAACTTACCAATTTTATAAAATCCCAGGCATGAAGCATTTTA belongs to Paludibacter jiangxiensis and includes:
- the purT gene encoding formate-dependent phosphoribosylglycinamide formyltransferase — encoded protein: MSTLSIGTPLQKGATRVLFLGSGELCKEMVIEAQRLGVETIAVDSYENAPAMQVAHRCHVIDMKNGKALRAVIEREAPALIVPEIEAIDTVMLEQLESEGFHVIPKAHAARLTMDREGIRRLAAETLQLPTARYLFADTAEEFRAAVKEIGIPCVTKPIMSSSGKGQSTIKSEADIDKAWNYAHEAARGIGSRVIIEEFITFDYEITLLTVRTAFGTKFCAPIGHVQISGDYHESWQPCAMEPDTIRQAEQVALKVTDALGGYGIFGVELFVKDGKVIFSEVSPRPHDTGMVTMATQVMSEFELHVRAILGLPVDTRLLQCGATHVIKATEEAWNPTFDITEAVHVPDTKIRLFGKPLCKPGRRMGVVLATGNDTDEARAKAEEAAHKVKII
- a CDS encoding ATP-binding cassette domain-containing protein, coding for MNLFLSLENALPRIPGASFSTPINWQVQSGEIWAVAGENGSGKSLLAELITGQYGLNKGDITYHFLEVLQQDSPDKMLHAWDFIKLVSFNSTYSIVDFRPMYYQQRFNSTEYEDSPYVRDLLMGDGSKHPVTDEIVEALNIAKLLDRKLIQLSSGELRKLLIAKIMAINPRMLIFDNPFIGLDVASRNQLNDLFVRMNMQGIQLMFLVPSPVDLPDCTERVLVMDQCRVASVMSASEFRAMHQQKQERASEICIDWAKFPAPADQPEACENVVKMEDVEISYGKQIIRQGVNWTIRKGEKWALLGPNGSGKSTLLSYIFADNPQAYSKKLTLFDRRRGTGESIWEIKARIGFTSSEMHLYYRENVPCLSVVASGFFDSVGLFRKCSESQLEIAQQMLALLECEHLKEKPFLKISSGEQRLVLFARSLVKNPELLILDEPFHGLDAAKKQLCRRVVESFCEQPDKSLIYVTHRREEIPACVDNYMELG
- a CDS encoding aromatic hydrocarbon degradation protein, giving the protein MTIKKTCFLLLLTLATSPVFAGGLLTNTNQSVHFLRNPARDASTEIDAVYTNPAGLSLLTDGFHLSLTNQSVFQTREITSTFAPFAANNNGSPTKTYKGEASPPVIPSFQLAYKKDRFVISAGFAISGGGGKATFNHGLASFEAPISMIPVSLTAKGVNTTAYSVDEFMEGRQFIFGFQLNGTYKINDMFSGALGMRLNIVNNAYQGHLRSIQINPVHPTLNPTGATISANTFFSNAATAAQGASNSLAPIIAAGYGSSTMAQLVSAGVLTSAQVTQLSTGLGQNVSSLQASQVQGAYNTAAATYTASAKATADKELDCTQTGWGVTPIIGLNYHYAGLNIGAKYEFITKLNIQNNTIVDDTGLFADGVNTPSDIPAYFAVGAEYQLCKKWKVSGGYHHFFDSDAKMANDKQKFINGGVNEFLFGSEYQISDMFLVSAGGQITRTGVTDNYQSDMSFSLSSYSVGFGGAINVSPKMRLNLAYFFTNYNKWTKTSSNYNGTNLAGTDVFYRTNKVFGIGLDYKF
- a CDS encoding agmatine deiminase family protein, with protein sequence MSNQIQIVLPAEWAPQSGIQLTWPHADTDWNYMLEEVTQCYVALAKEIVKREKLLIVCHDSAAVREQLGNGIDFSQIIFREIETNDTWARDHGTITVMVEGDPYLYDFTFNGWGMKYAANFDNQITRRLYDSDTFQPTVAYQNMLQCVLEGGSIESDGEGTILTTEECLLSPNRNDHKSKEELEEYLLMVFGAKRILWLKNGYLAGDDTDSHVDTLARLCSPDTIAYVKCDDQNDEHYEELSLMEEELMAFRTMEGKPYNLIPLPMADCVLFNEERLPATYANFLIMNGAVLMPTYDSPKDEIAKAQLQAAFPDREIVGIDCRSLIKQHGSLHCVTMQFPEGVL
- a CDS encoding MATE family efflux transporter; this encodes MHQNDKGAPNQLGTERIKKLLIEYSVPAIVAMSVTSIYNIIDSIFIGQGVGPMAIAGLAITFPFMNLGAAFGSLVGAGASTMVSIYLGRKDRDGAIRILGNAFVMNLTVGLTFAISMLLFLDPILRLFGASDQTLPYARSFMQIILAGNVFNHMFIGLNNIIRASGYPKKAMLMSLLTVGVNLALAPIFIFIFHWGIRGAATATVVAQITGCCWVLTHYINPKNYIHFRKGYFALKKKIIGDIFSIGMSPFLLNLCSCVIVIIMNKSFMSYGGDMAVGAFGITNRILMLFIMVVFGFNMAMQPIAGYNFGAKLYDRMLHVYKLTVIAGTTTTTIGFIIAQLIPHSIARAFTSNPQLIDIAAHALRINMAIFPIVGFQIVTSSFFQSVGMAKTAIFLSLLRQVLVMIPALFILPRLFGLYGIWAAGPTSDLIASIITFAVLQMQMQKIKRNR
- a CDS encoding sugar-binding domain-containing protein; translation: MTSLRKAPRLKPFVFLLLCIPALFSFKAADKQYRETIDLSGRWQFAPDEKNANIGQKLLSPTFADSILLPGTTDTNHKGKKNDTRTTMHLNRNYVYEGQAWYRKEVVIPANWENRSICLFMERTKPTKVWVDGQFAGESILLESPQEYDLSRLLTPGRHIITLCIDNNAKRTPYGGVHMYSDDTQTNWNGVIGRFCLEASAPLRITDLKITPDIENKKAVCKIKLNRAPKSGNVSLDLFISKEENGKTEALPPAGLTLKSDSTLTATYNFSDISLWDEYHQPLYKINAVVSDGKQADNRSTTFGMRKFATRGTQFTINGRTTFLRGKHDGCVFPLTGFPPMDTAGWMRVFLIAKSYGINHYRFHTWCPPEAAFTAADHLGIYLQPELPFWGGLDADSTATMLTKEGIALLKNYANHPSFVMFGMGNEIWSGHERVKKVLTALKQSDSRPLYSEGSNNNIGYALSIDEEDYHVAARTPFAHDSILTHIRLIHAFCDSKDGGILNTVSPSTQINYDYGVTHITKPLISHEIGQYQVYPDYKEIAKYTGVLNAANLEEFRDRLTKADMIDQNQAFTKASGALAALCYRAEIEAALRTKGMAGFHLLDLQDYPGQGTALVGILDAFMDSKEVISRDEWSHFCNDVVPLLSFEKYCWSDQETFSANVEVANYSDKTIHNNISWKLVGENGRVWREGKLKKRDIANGQLSNQGTISFSFSSMQTPERLNLEISIDSTTYRNNYPIWLYPTPETIEADPAIIVTESLNKETMALLKNGGNVLLFPQPDSVAHNSVKGLFNPEFWNFGMFKSISESNKKPVSPGTMGLLMDPMHPLFDLFPTDFYTNWQWWSIIRNSNPLNLNTTSKAYRPIVQVIDNLERNNKFGLIFEFKMGKGKLLICMSQLGKIADKPEANQLYRSILDYMHSEKFNPEFSINEEELRTLLK
- a CDS encoding carbon-nitrogen hydrolase, with the protein product MKIALIQQANTADTRGNIEKLKQNITTCARQGAELIVLQELHNGLYFCQVEDPANFDQAETIPGPSTDEFGALAKELGVVIVLSLFEKRAPGLHHNTAVVIEKDGSIAGKYRKMHIPDDPAYYEKFYFTPGDLGFEPIQTSVGKLGVLVCWDQWYPEGARLMALAGSDVLIYPTAIGWESTDTDDEKARQREAWIISQRAHAVANGLHVISVNRTGYEADPSGATNGIQFWGSSFVAGPQGEFLAQASSDKEENLILDIDLSRTEAVRRMWPFFRDRRIDAFGDITKRFRD
- a CDS encoding GNAT family N-acetyltransferase — encoded protein: MMNYSIRPAQEADFPAILSIIKELALFEKAPEKVTNSVEQMLEEKDCFRCFVAVNDQNEVLAISLYFFAYYTWVGKSLYLDDLYVREPFRKQGIASALLKKIFDVAREENCKRVRWQVLNWNVNAIKLYEKCGATIDNEWSNCDFDRQGILEFSL